GGCAGAATCAACATCGTTGCTGACATGGACACCGGCAATGGCCTGCGAAACACGGCGGGCATAATACTCATAGGCTTTTTTCGGACCACCTACTGAAAACGCCTCAAAAGCCAGCAAAATCCGCTCGCGATAAGCATCGTCGCTCTCAATGATGATACCGCCTGAGGGGACAGTAATATTGCTGACCTCAACCTCAATCTCATCATGCAGCGGTTTGGCCAAGGTATTGATTTGACCGATTGCCCAGCCGTTTCCGGCCGTGCCGGTTGTAGTGCATTGCGCCGGTAGGTCAACCGTATTGCGGCTGCTCGACAAAGTTGCCGACGTAGTTGTCTCAAAAATCAGCTCGCCTACGCCGACCTGCGTGCCGACAGGGATAAACACCTGCTCGGCGGACAAGTTGGCCTCGCACGAAAAGCGCAGCGTGGTAAAAGCAGGCTGAGCTTCCAAGCGCGGCGTATTGACATCATCGCCGCACAAATCCAACATTAAGCCGGTTGCAAAGCGGACGTGCTGCTGGCGATATGCCTCGTTTACTTGCTGCCGAGTCAATGCTTCTCGGTAGGCGTACACGTTAATCAGCAAACGCTCAATGTGCGCCGGTTGCAGTGCCTTGCCGCTGTCTTGTTCATATTTGGCAATAATCTCGGCCAAGATGGTCGACAAATCATCAGCCACAACCTTGACGTCTTCACGCTTTAAAGTGCTTAAATCCATGCCGCATGCTCCAAGTTCAGCGTTGTGCCGTAGATTTCACCGGATACCTCATCAGCCACGCGCCAGCGCACGGTCATGGTGATGTGCGGGGCATTGCCGCTAAACGTCACTCCATCCACCACCGCCCGCGTTTCCCAGGTCTGAATGGCCAACACCACTTCGCGCACGATATTTGGCACAAACACGTCTTCCGGCGTGTCAATGTAGTCAAAATGATTGCTGCCGAAATCGGGGCGGGTCACATCTGAGCCTTTGCGGGTGGACAAGATGTTGTGGATACACAAGTCGATATCGTCCACGCCCTGCGCCAAACCGCTACCACCGGGAGCAAGCTGCCAGTGCTTGGAAATGGGCGTATCGAATTGCATAAAAAAATCCCTGTATTGTTTTGATACAGGGATTTTGCCTAAGGCCGTCTGAAACGGCTTTTAATGCGGATTAAAACTACTCGGGTTTGCCGGTTTTGCCGCCGCTGTCGCCCGTGTGCAAATGCCCAAGGAAGCTGATGCCGTTGATGACCACATCTCCTTCAACTTCAACATTGCCTGAAATTTGCGCAGTGGAGCCGCCGTTACCGTTGCCCGCACTCATACCGCTCAGGTAGGTCAACAGGCCGTGTACCGTGGCATTACCTTTAATCTCAGTATTCGGCGCATCAATGGTAACGGTACCTTCGGTTTGCACCAACACATCGCCCGTTTTGCGGTCGTGTTCGATAATCGTGCCGTTTTTAAAGCGCCGCACCCATTTGTCTTTGCTGCTGGCCGGTGGTTTATCGGCTGTGCTGTAAATCGCGCCAATGACGCAGCCGTTTTCGCCACGCGCGTCCAGCAGGCAGACAACTTGCTCGCCTTCGTCAGGCAGGCTGTAAAATTGATTGGCACCGGCTGCCGGTGTCGTCATCGGCAGCCAGTCGGTTTCCATGTCTTCCAGGGCAGGGATTTTGACGCGCAGATTGTGACCGGCTTCATCCACCGCCGATACCACGCCGAATTGCAGGGTCGCCCCAAAATCATGCGTTTGCTGCATCCTGCTGCTCCTCGTCATCGATATATTCAATCATCTTAATTTCCAGCTCGGTGGTGTATCCGCTGCTGCTGCGATACTCATGCCGCGCTTGCTTAACCAAATACTTACCGGAAAACTTACCCATGTTTTTCAGACGTACGGTTTGACCGGCCACCAGCAGCGCATTACCAAACAATGTGATGTTTCCGGCGCATTGGTCATCTTGCGCTTCGGCCAAGACAGCATCAGCGCGGGCATTGAGCTGCGTTTGGCTTTCACCTTTATTTGGCACGATTTTCAAGGTGTCGCCGGTGTGGCCACGTTTGGATTTCGGGCGCAGAGACTTGGTTTTTCGCGTGGCCGACACTGTTTTCTTGGTTTTCGGGTCGTAGCCGCGCATTTCCACTTGAGTCGGCACACCTTTAATCAAATCGCGCAGGCGGATTCGGCTCATGTCTTCAGGACTCAATATCACCACCGCTTTACGCTCTTTCAGCGTGACGTTGTCGGCGAATACCAGCTTATTCCCGACAACCTTAAAGGTGTGGCCATACTCTTTGGCCAACCGGCTCAAAAACTCAATATCGCGCTCCTGATACTGGGTCACCCGTTTGATTTTGATGTCTTTTACTTGACCGTCAGGCTGCAATTTCAGACGGCCTGCCACTTGGCGCACAATCTCGGCCAGCGTGGTATTTTCATACGCTCGGCCTTTTAAAGTGCGGCTGGCCTTAGTAATGCCTGCCGACAA
This genomic interval from Neisseria musculi contains the following:
- a CDS encoding baseplate assembly protein encodes the protein MDLSTLKREDVKVVADDLSTILAEIIAKYEQDSGKALQPAHIERLLINVYAYREALTRQQVNEAYRQQHVRFATGLMLDLCGDDVNTPRLEAQPAFTTLRFSCEANLSAEQVFIPVGTQVGVGELIFETTTSATLSSSRNTVDLPAQCTTTGTAGNGWAIGQINTLAKPLHDEIEVEVSNITVPSGGIIIESDDAYRERILLAFEAFSVGGPKKAYEYYARRVSQAIAGVHVSNDVDSAGNPIGGTVAVTLLATDGLPSQELIDKVSAALSDETVRPLCDTVIVRAPEVVEYKIDARLVLFKGADSKSVLAAASAAWSDYETARYAKLGKDVVPLDIQTALKVSGVYNVILSNEHGELRDGDVIVIAPNQWARCVSFSLSVDMEQQDG
- a CDS encoding GPW/gp25 family protein translates to MQFDTPISKHWQLAPGGSGLAQGVDDIDLCIHNILSTRKGSDVTRPDFGSNHFDYIDTPEDVFVPNIVREVVLAIQTWETRAVVDGVTFSGNAPHITMTVRWRVADEVSGEIYGTTLNLEHAAWI
- a CDS encoding phage baseplate assembly protein V, yielding MQQTHDFGATLQFGVVSAVDEAGHNLRVKIPALEDMETDWLPMTTPAAGANQFYSLPDEGEQVVCLLDARGENGCVIGAIYSTADKPPASSKDKWVRRFKNGTIIEHDRKTGDVLVQTEGTVTIDAPNTEIKGNATVHGLLTYLSGMSAGNGNGGSTAQISGNVEVEGDVVINGISFLGHLHTGDSGGKTGKPE
- a CDS encoding phage late control D family protein; this translates as MDIKGFLSGLAAQGGTGGTHPVTKPDFTLSYENKDITGDIAPYLISFVYTDYLEGQSDELQVEFEDVDGRWLRGWYPEQGDALALSLGDQFTGLVDLGSFEIAEIEYNHPPSTVSLKALSAGITKASRTLKGRAYENTTLAEIVRQVAGRLKLQPDGQVKDIKIKRVTQYQERDIEFLSRLAKEYGHTFKVVGNKLVFADNVTLKERKAVVILSPEDMSRIRLRDLIKGVPTQVEMRGYDPKTKKTVSATRKTKSLRPKSKRGHTGDTLKIVPNKGESQTQLNARADAVLAEAQDDQCAGNITLFGNALLVAGQTVRLKNMGKFSGKYLVKQARHEYRSSSGYTTELEIKMIEYIDDEEQQDAANA